The Primulina tabacum isolate GXHZ01 chromosome 7, ASM2559414v2, whole genome shotgun sequence genome includes a window with the following:
- the LOC142550625 gene encoding uncharacterized protein LOC142550625 — translation MTVAQYEVEFHRLIHYAPHYMEDEVRKRKKFVQGLNLDIRWATLSTEVASYVSAVNQALRVEEYIKRTQPVRQGEAVKEKVPRNNGKKCGYCGLPNHEEEKCWRKGGKCLICGSEQHRIQDCPKRTQKTQPTAKPKIPARAYALLGNKEEKVDPTAVVEGTVTILSSSAKSLFDPGATHSFISKVFVHKLPLLSEQLPYSFEISSPLGTTRITDIIYKNCPLSFQEKEYLADLIELSIKNYDIILGMDWLFRHQAQLNCYTKEVYLQTSHPIISKANHTMGIVSTAEARAILKDNGQGFLAYLINKPKDQLKISEISVVQEFPEVFPEEINTLPPQRDVEFSIDLIPGAQPRSKTPYRMAPSELKELKLQLQELMDKKYVRPSTSPWGAPVLFVKRKMEL, via the exons ATGACCGTAGCTCAATATGAGGTAGAATTCCACCGTCTTATACATTATGCACCACACTACATGGAAGATGaggtaagaaaaagaaaaaaatttgttcaagGATTAAATCTAGATATTCGTTGGGCAACATTGTCCACAGAAGTTGCCAGTTATGTCTCTGCTGTCAATCAAGCTCTACGAGTAGAAGAATACATCAAG agaACACAACCAGTCAGGCAAGGAGAAGCTGTCAAAGAAAAAGTTCCAAGAAACAATGGTAAAAAGTGTGGTTATTGTGGATTACCaaatcatgaagaagaaaagtGTTGGAGAAAAGGTGGGAAATGTCTTATTTGCGGAAGTGAGCAACACCGTATTCAAGATTGCCCAAAAAGAACGCAGAAAACTCAACCCACAGCAAAGCCAAAGATACCTGCTCGAGCCTATGCCCTCTTAGGAAACAAAGAGGAGAAAGTCGACCCCACTGCAGTCGTAGAAGGTACTGTTACCATATTATCCAGTTCTGCAAAATCTTTATTTGATCCAggagctactcattcttttatctcAAAAGTTTTTGTACATAAATTACCACTGTTATCGGAGCAGCTGCCATATAGCTTCGAAATTAGCTCACCTCTAGGGACAACGAGGATTACTGACATCATTTACAAAAACTGTCCCTTAAGCTTCCAAGAAAAAGAATATCTAGCAGATTTGATTGAATTATCTATCAAGAACTATGATAttattcttggaatggactggttattTAGACACCAAGCCCAGCTCAACTGCTACACAAAAGAAGTTTATCTTCAAACTTCACATCCAATCATTTCCAAAGCTAACCATACCATGGGAATAGTATCAACAGCAGAAGCTAGGGCTATACTAAAAGACAACGGACAAGGATTTCTagcttatttgataaataagcCAAAGGATCAACTCAAGATCTCAGAAATCTCAGTTGTACAAGAATTTCCAGAGGTTTTTCCTGAAGAGATCAATACTTTACCTCCTCAGAGAGACGTAGAATTTTCCATTGATCTAATACCTGGAGCACAACCCAGATCTAAAactccataccgaatggcacctTCAGAGTTAAAAGAATTAAAACTTCAATTACAAGAGCTTATGGACAAGAAATACGTCCGGCCTAGTACATCTCCATGGGGTGCTCCTGTATTATTTGTcaaaagaaagatggaactctaa